In Rhodamnia argentea isolate NSW1041297 chromosome 1, ASM2092103v1, whole genome shotgun sequence, the genomic window AACTACAAAGCAAAATTATTTGACTTACAAAACAAGTGGACCCCAAGGGCCAAGGTCATGTTCAACCCATAACAAGAAATCCTTTAGAATCTGCACAAAGAGCAATGTAATGAGGATGGAGCAATATCATAAAGAGAGGTGGGGGTGGGGTGGATAATAAAAAAAGCCTGTTGCCTCTATCAAGAGGACCTACCAATGAAAGATTCTTATTCTGAAGAGCGTCTAGCAGTATTAGGGGATTATGGACGTAGAAACTACCACGAAATATTTGTCTCGCATAGATTAGCAGGATCACAGGTCATGCACCAACTTCCAAATTCACATAATAACTTCCCACTCATTACTTCAGAACGCAAGAACTGAGCTCAACCTTCCGTTCAATTGGAACAAAAACCATGACTCCCAAGAACAAGATTCAGTTTTATTTGCTGACTACTTGCACGACAGAATCCACCTCGGATTTCCAATTGATTccaccaaaagaagaagaaaaaagcagTAACTGAAAACAACACTCGTATCGTATCATCGGATGGAATCCTAAAACAATGCTCATCAAAATTCACCTCTAACACACCCCGGATAACACAAGTCAACGACAACACAAACAATGGAAAGCCAAACGGAAACGAGATCCAATCAGAAACTACACAAGCGAAGCACATTATTCCCACCAGGACCATATAATGCAGCAACTTCCAGCAAACTAAACCCTGGATCCATCACCGAATCAAGCTCAATGACATGCGAACGCAAAacccaaatcaaaatcaaacccGAACCCAACAGCGACAACACAACCGATCGCTAAAAAGCACCTTTTCGACGGGGAGGGTGAAGCAGGCGACGACGGCGGCGAGGAGGAGCGAGAGGAGGAGGGCGACGCGGAGGGCGGAGCCCCAGGTGAGAGCCATGAAGGAGAAGCGGCGACGCCAAGGCCTGCACTCCTCCTCGTCGTCGGCGCAACCGGAGGGTGATTGCTTCAGCGACAAGCGAGCCCTCAATCCCCCTATGTTTGCCAgatttgcttctctctcttaccACTCCATCGACATTGAGGCTTCACGCTCAAACCCCAGATTCTTTTGTCCCGGCGCGTGCGTTCTTGGATTCTTCTCCCCCTCAGAAATTGAGTGCGAAGGTGACCGACCCCCCTCTGTGTATGCTTGCGGGGAAAAGATCGTTCCCGTAGCACGAAGCAAGAGATGGTTTTCGATAAAGATACGATgcgaccctctctctcttctctctctaattttGCAAGTTTTTGGGCAGACTGCCGAACCGTCtgagctctttctctctctaattctcTCTTTGCTTCTGAGCGAAGCTTATAAATGCGGAAGCGAAGGCTTTTCTCAAGCTTTGCGCTTGGAGGATAACGTGGAAAAAAGACCAAAGATCgagtttttaactttttgcgcAATGGGGATGCACACATTTTCACTGTTTTGACTCCTTGGTGGAACAACCACCGTTCTCTAAGCCAAGCTCCATAGTTCACAATTTTCCTAGATGGGTTCGCTTTGCTAATTGACATTTAATGTCTCGGTGACTACGGTTGAAGCCTAAGAAACGAAGATTATCGACTTCCGTCGGGCGTATTTACCCTCAGAAATTTTGCTTTGAGATGGCATGGAGCGGCCACATCCTTTGCCTCGATTTGCCATCCGGCGCCGACCTTTTGTGCACTTTGTGTCGCGGCGCCATTTGTCCCGTCTTCAAATTTGGTCGCATTTGTACCCTTTGGGGTTTAAGGAATTCCATGGGCACACTTGATCCATCGATGAAAcacatcttgaattttttttcttccccttaaCAATTGGCATGTTTTGGAAGTTTTTATCATTACATAAATCTCACAATATTCACCATACTCCGCATTTAAGAAGTTGATAGAAACAAATTGCAGAGCCATCTCAGGATTGGGCCCAAAAAGCAAACAAAGAGTGGTCGATTCTATTGATTAGGCTTTATCCTAAGCTAGAAATGTCTAGAGGCAAGTGATGCAAACCATTTCCAATTCCTTGGTTCATTCCGCTAACAACAAAAGCATCAATAACAAATTAGCTATCCATGATTATGCAACTAAATTCCGCAAATCCAGGGACATGAATTAGATGTGACTTTCaggaacccaaaaaaataaaaaaacaatgaaattctGCACAACAGCTCATTCAGAAAAGCTGAAACATGGGAAGATTTTCATACAAAATTCTTCTTAAGGACCTTTCCTTGGAAGGTGGATGGATGATTGCTGTTAGAGAACCACGAACAATGCTCTTGAAAGATCTGCATCATATGGATATAACCAATAATATAGAACTCTGATGTTTCAAAAATCTATCAAGGCTCCAAACTTAACATCAAGTCCCATATAAGGAAAAGCTTCATCTACCAAGTTAAAGCTTGCGACAAAGTGGCGTTTCATTCCGCACGCCATTCTCTAATGGGGAAATTAAAGCAGCTATCTAATGCAGAGAAACATACAAGTAAAAGATTTCTTGATACAtgaaaagggggaaagaaaggagaaacagcAGCGGCTGATGCGTGGACGGTGCATCGACATAACACTGGCCCGCAACTGTAAGCAATCAAAGAACACTATGTACAGAAAGTGCGTACCATCCATTTCAACAAGAAATGAGATTTGAACCAAAGCTAATTGCTTGAAGGCTTGAATCATCCATGTTTGTCATCCATCTTTGAGGACCCTTTGATTCCCCCGGTATGTTGTAAGCATATGAAGGCCATCTCACATCTGTTCCACTTCCGCATGAGTTCCCCACCCCCATCCTCAACATCTTCTGTGTTCTCTCTAGAACTATGAGGCTTGAAAATGTAGAATAGCTATTCCCGACGAAAACATCGGCCCTTAAGCAAACCTCATAATCGATCGCTGACTTAATAAGATAAGGGTACTTTTTGTAAATTCCATCCACACCcaatttcttcttctcaaaTGGAAGCAAACCCTCCTTCCAACCACTCACGATAGAAGAATCTTCTAGAAGGACGTCGGCCACGGCAAGATAAACGACAGTTGGAGTTTTGAGGCCTAAAATGTTCCCCACTCTCTCTGTAATCTCAGCCTTGCTACTACAAATTTGATTAACATTCAACCGTTGCTCTAACTTCTTACAATGAATCATCCAGTCTTTCTCTATCCTCATGTGCACAGCAACATAAGAAACAGATTGTAATTGATGCCCTTCTAAATCATGCCGCGAAGCTTCTGCTTTACCTTTGACCTCTCTGCCGGCTTCTCTAATCTTGTTGATAACTTTATCTGCCTGCCTAGCAATCTCATGGACTAAAACTAAGCACTCAAAAATCCTCGCATAATCCTTAACAGGCCAATGATCATGCCACAAAAATGGATTCTTACCGGTAATACGGATAACCTCATATCTGTCAATTGGGTCCTGGCTAGACTGCCTCAACTGATCCATATCTCTCTGGATAGTCCATCTCCTACCACTTCCCTTTTGTACCTCAAATGCTCCTGTTTGGTTGGAAACATCAGAGTAATAGCCCAACCGGACAAACCCATCACAAAGTGAATTAAACCTTTCAAACTGGAAGACCTTATCAAATGATATTGGTTGCAAAAGATCAATTTCCTTGTAAAACAAAGAAGCGCTCAACCTTGGCATCAGAAGAGTCCGGTTAAGCATTCTAGCAGTAAGACAAGCCCTAGCAAATGCAATTTTCTGATTGTTTAACCCCCAAACAATTTGAGGAACCTCCACGAATTTGTCCTTCCTGATGCCATACTCAGATGTATATGACAAGGAAAAGTTCGGGCTCATTGCAATCTGATTCGGCTGAAACCCGCCATAGACAGTGGAAATGAAGGCTGCTCTAAGAACCAAAACAATGATGACCAGAGCAAAACATTTACATGCAATGGAACTCAAGGGAGGAACAAGCACTTTCGAACTTTTACAGTTAGATAATAAGCCCATCTAAGATTCACTGCCAGTTCTACTGTGTTCCACCAAGGCAAACTACGGCTCTACTACCACCATGTCTAGAGAAAAGGTGCACAGAGCCCACCTGATCCTTAGATGATTATATATGAGGCTAATTTGTAATCAAGTATATCCATTTCCTTTATTTATATACTCTGATCGGATCTAGAAACCATTTCAGGATTTGTCTGGATGAAGGATACACAGGTTTGAAAACCCATTTTCAGCTCAAGCAAGAAAATCCCTGAAACAATGTCACACCTATATGCAGTGAGCATCAACTTATAAAATAAGTAGACCCCGAGGACCAAGGTTCCGCTCAACTAATGAAGAGAGTTCCTCGCCCAATCTGCACAAAAACATGCTATAGTCAGAAACAGGGCCCATAAAATTAAAAGAGGACCATGTAATGCAATCATACTGCCCCCGAATCACTCTGGTCTTCATAGAGCTCTTGGAAATCCCCTTCCAACGGATATACCGTACTATTTGCAACCACTATTAAGCCTACTCTCGCAAAGTTAGGTCAGAAGTTTCTTCAATAGAGTACAAAACAGATACTTTTATTCTTCACATAGTGTAATCAAGTGTGAAACAGCAATGCTTCCTAGCAACAGATAACTATTAGAAATGAAATGTCCAATGTTATGTCTGTCTTAAGATGAAGTATACACTATAGTGTAGAATTGTTGCATCATCTAAATACAacaaccacaaaaaattttctcCTCCATCTAGGGGCTTCCAGAAATGTCTCATGGACTCACAGAGGGACGATTCCTATTCCAATAGCACAAAATGACAGCTCTTCACAGCAACATGTGGTGGCACCGCAACAAAAATAAGGGACTATGGACATGTAAACTACCACCATGTGCTATCTGTCTTGGATGGACAAGCAAGATCAAAGATCGCAAACCCATTATcgaatccacaaaaaaaaaaacatccaccACAACATTCAGAGCACAAAAAGTTGAGCTCAGCCTTCCATTCATTTGGATAGAGAGCCCATGACACTGTCTAGAACAAGATCATGTCTATTTTCGAGCGGTTCCTATGATAAAGTTCCAATTTTATCCAATGAAAGCCAAAACCACACCATATCAGCTCAAGTCCTTGACCAGTGCTACGAATGAACGCCCATATAAAAGGGAAAGCACAAACAATTCAAAGCCGATTAAAACGAGCTCCAATTAGAAACTAAGCAAAGCAAAGCCCCATTCTTTGTTTCGCCTGAAGAAGATCAAGACGCGACTTCCGACAGATTAACCTGGGATCCGCCACCCAATCGAGCTTAATTACAAATGCAGTGCATATGCCATACAAAGGCAAACCCAAATCAAGCGCACAACCCAAAACGGGAAACCGACGATGGCGTAATCCGATCGACCAAGAAGGAAACAATCACAGAAACATcgcaaaaatagaaagaagaagagatcgAGAACGGAACCTCTTCAAAAGGGGACAGAGAGAGTGACGAGGAGGAAGATGGAGGGAGAGAATGTGCCTCTGGATCGACGTAGGCATTGATTAGGCAGACATCAAATattattgtttctttctttatcaacccaaatcaaaaaaattatttttatttctatcctTTTTCTCGTTAAATCAAAAAGTTACTTTTATTTCTATTATCTTTCTCATTAATCGCATCACACAAATGCTCCATTatacccaataaaatatcatcttatcATGGCATCATATTTTCACTCGACGAAAGTTGTTAAATTTAATTCATggcttcacatttttttttatcataaaagcAACGTAGAATATTAGAATTTTATGTACATGATGGCTTATATGCACACTATTATTTGCTttgagaatatatttcaaagttgaagacTAAAATCCAATTTAATTATCTAGCCGATCTtaatcaaaaatgaaaaagaaaatttgactaAAAATAATGCAAAAGGTTAATTTGTTAGGAAcataatcaatgttaaatatattTATGTTTAGATCTTATCTAAATATTAGCAAAATATAACcataaaaaagggggaaaaaagggaaCTTCTTGCTATTCTAGTCTTACCGtgaagaaagtaattaatattGATTGTAGATACAACCTCATAACAAgtggatcaaaactttaaaatatgcttaaaattttCATCCGAAATAATTTTATGCTAGCTTGAAAGTGAGGAATGTGTAAGAAGATTCTCAACCCACATCTCgtaattcaaattaaaatgtgaaaaatttccaaaagaaagcacaaaataAACAATGTTTAACTTTAAAAATCCACAAACTTAATCCGAAAAAACACCTCAAGGTCAAGTTTGGCTGGATAAATAGAttgtatttaaatttttaactttgaatATAGTTTCGGtcaaattatttgataaaaataggCAATTAATTGTGTCGTTATACCTTGTAGCcatcataaatagaaatttataataatttatgtAGCTTTTCTAATTGAAAATATGAGATCACATAATAAAATTAACAACCTTCTTTAGGCAAAGTGATAATAGGATGCAAGATAAGATGGTATCtagtccaaaaaaaaagaaaaaagaaaaaagaaaaaaatggtatCTATtatagggtttttttccaaaataattttttaaaaataaatatttacaaaattattttttaaaaataaatatttctcgatttgggcctcgctcggcggttgaatTGCCGAGTgaggcccgctcggcagcccaactacCGAGCAAGGCTTTCTCGGCAATTGGGTCGCTGAGCAGGCCCCACCGGGCCCGGTTCCATATGCTCGGCCAGCTCAATCGCAGAGCAACCCACTTGCTTTCGGCGCCCATCGAGCGGggggcttcctttttttttttttttttttaatttcataatatttatttatatttcttatttatttatatttataatatttattttatttcgtattttttaacatgtttatatttattttatttataatttttttcttgtaaagcttctctttataacataattagcaataattaatgtaaaaatttattaagatctataattaataaataatgttgtaattatgtaatcaattaaaatattcataaaataaaattagtaagataaatgaaaaaaatgagatttttatgatatattcatctattggactgacagaaatccaatcggaaggcgaaatggTGATGTATCAAGGGTTCGTTCGATATCGAAAAATAGCACCGAatggagaaaatgcaaaattgacaaggaaaacggcgtttttttgggaaaaaggcGGGCCAAACCACCTTCGGCggtttgccaatggattcgtctcgaaaaattacgtgaaatcaaaaaaaaattcgtctcaaacggacgcccgagcgacgagctatgctcttccaaagttttgccatttatttactcgtttccactcttttcttgtggtttttaatcttttcatgcggtttttaactcttttgctgcggtttccCATCTATCTATTATTGTGGTTTCCAATATATTCCtgcggctatattacattatatcacaacattatttattaattatatatcttaataaatatttatattaattattgctaataatgttataaacaTAAgcttcacaataaaaaaaattataaataaaataaatattctaagtatcaataattaaaaaaattacaaaaaaaaaaaaagaatgtaggTCGGGGCTTGCTCGGTAGTGGGCCCGCGAGCAAGGGGTTGGGCGGCTTGGGCCCACCCAGCTTTCTTGCTCGGCATTTGGGTCGCTGAAGCGGCCTCGCTCGGCTGTTgaattgccgagcgaggcccaaatcgataaatatttatttttaaaaaataattttgtaaatatttattttaaaaaaattattttggaaaaaaaccctctaTTATAATGAAGTATTTGTATCGTGAAAcaagagaaataaataaaacaaagatAATTTTGTCGGTTAGTTtaacacaaaaagaaacaatcaactgaagagagagatgaaggtATTTTGGTTGTTTAACTCAAAAATGGAGCCTCTTAGCCAAAAGAATGGCCTTTGTTTTTTCACTCCCTTTTTGGCGACCACACTCTCTAAATCAGTGTTTTCACCACAATATCCCTTCTGGGTCTCATCTTTTAGTATATCATACTTATTTACGgattattaaattcaaatgtGGGCCCCATTttatgtttacttttttttcttttataatcctttttctttttccctatctctctcttctctctctttgctcgTTCGTTGTCTTCTTCCTTGCTGCCTTCTTCACGTACTTCCTCCACCACACCTCCAACCCCAAAGGCTTTATTGGCTACATCATTCTCTCGCTTCTCCACCTCACCCCCTCGACCTGCCATCATCAAGACCTTCTTGAGTATTGTCTTCTCCATCGTGAAGGACGGCATTTTCACCTTGAGAGCATCGTTAGGTTggccaactctctctctctctctctctctctctctctctctctctctctctctctctcaaaagtgGGATCTATGTCTTCAAAATCATTTGGGCACACGATGGGATCGAGCTACGCCTCGCCGATCTTGTGCCCCTTTGAGACAGAGTAGATGATGGTTGAGAAGGTCTTGATGATGGCGGGTTGAGGCCGTGAAGAGTGGCGAGATGGAGAAGCGAGCAAACGGCGCAGCCCATGGAGCCTTTGGGGTCGGAGGCACGGTGGAGGACGTACATGAACGAGGTAGGGAGGTAGAAAACAAGGAACACGCGAAGAAa contains:
- the LOC115753612 gene encoding O-fucosyltransferase 23, which produces MGLLSNCKSSKVLVPPLSSIACKCFALVIIVLVLRAAFISTVYGGFQPNQIAMSPNFSLSYTSEYGIRKDKFVEVPQIVWGLNNQKIAFARACLTARMLNRTLLMPRLSASLFYKEIDLLQPISFDKVFQFERFNSLCDGFVRLGYYSDVSNQTGAFEVQKGSGRRWTIQRDMDQLRQSSQDPIDRYEVIRITGKNPFLWHDHWPVKDYARIFECLVLVHEIARQADKVINKIREAGREVKGKAEASRHDLEGHQLQSVSYVAVHMRIEKDWMIHCKKLEQRLNVNQICSSKAEITERVGNILGLKTPTVVYLAVADVLLEDSSIVSGWKEGLLPFEKKKLGVDGIYKKYPYLIKSAIDYEVCLRADVFVGNSYSTFSSLIVLERTQKMLRMGVGNSCGSGTDVRWPSYAYNIPGESKGPQRWMTNMDDSSLQAISFGSNLISC